The region ACTGTGGCTCTTGTAAAAATTCATTACTAGATACAACTCCTATAGAATTAGATGAATCAAACTTTGATCATGTAGTTGTAAACTCTGAAATTCCAGTAATAGTTGACTTTTGGGCGCCATGGTGTGGTCCATGTAAAATGATGACACCAATATTCAATGAAGTATCACAAAAATATCCACTAAAAGCTTTATTTGTTAAAGTAAACACTGAATCACATCAAAATTTAGGTGCTAAATACAATATAAGATCAATACCTACTCTTGTAGTTTATAAAAATGGAAGTGAAGTAAAAAGAGTTAGTGGAGCATTAGACCCATTAAAATTATCTAATTTAGTAAATGAAAATTTATAGTAATCTTGAACTTATTTTAAATTATCTTTTTTGTAAGTATTTAACTAAATAGTTAAATACTTTTTCTTCAATTATATAACAGTATATAATACTTAAATAGGAAAAAGTTATAATCTTAATACAATAGTTATTGGTTTTTTAAAATTTATTCAATGTTTTTTACATAAATTGTTATATCATCGTAATCAATAAGAAATTCTTTTTGTATCTTTTCTACTTTAAATGTTGAAGATTGTTCTCTTATCTCTCCATATTGAAGTATAATTTCATCACCAACTTTAGGAAGATGTAG is a window of Arcobacter sp. LA11 DNA encoding:
- the trxC gene encoding thioredoxin TrxC, which encodes MSKINIVCPHCQKVNAIPKKDSYAKANCGSCKNSLLDTTPIELDESNFDHVVVNSEIPVIVDFWAPWCGPCKMMTPIFNEVSQKYPLKALFVKVNTESHQNLGAKYNIRSIPTLVVYKNGSEVKRVSGALDPLKLSNLVNENL